Proteins encoded together in one Methanorbis furvi window:
- the pyrH gene encoding UMP kinase: MTRVVISVGGSVLVPTLDTHRLMEWADALKKLVIAGHQVFAVVGGGGEARRYISVCRDIGLDEASADEFGILITRINARLLISALGEYAYPRVAESYMEAKEFALTGKIVVMGGVTPGQTTDAVAACLAEETGSSMMINMTAIDGIYSADPKKDPCAAKYDTLSPQGLIDLIMKEKLCAGSNMVIDLVAAKITERSGIPLVVIDGRDPSLICQALLDGCFSGTVVGDKVVTFPL; the protein is encoded by the coding sequence ATGACGCGGGTTGTAATCTCAGTTGGAGGATCGGTCCTGGTACCGACACTTGACACCCATCGGCTGATGGAGTGGGCAGACGCACTCAAAAAACTTGTAATAGCCGGTCATCAGGTATTTGCTGTTGTGGGCGGGGGAGGGGAAGCCCGCAGATATATCAGCGTGTGTCGTGACATCGGACTTGACGAGGCATCTGCTGACGAGTTCGGCATTTTAATCACCCGCATTAATGCAAGGCTTCTCATCTCGGCTCTCGGCGAGTACGCATATCCGAGAGTTGCTGAGTCGTATATGGAAGCAAAGGAGTTTGCCCTGACCGGCAAGATTGTTGTCATGGGCGGCGTTACACCGGGCCAGACTACTGACGCGGTCGCCGCATGTCTTGCGGAGGAAACCGGATCGTCGATGATGATCAATATGACCGCCATTGACGGCATCTACTCTGCCGACCCGAAGAAGGATCCGTGCGCCGCCAAGTACGATACGCTCAGCCCGCAGGGACTGATCGATCTGATCATGAAGGAGAAACTTTGTGCCGGCAGCAATATGGTGATCGATCTGGTTGCCGCAAAAATAACCGAACGCTCCGGCATCCCGCTCGTCGTCATCGACGGCCGCGACCCGTCACTCATCTGTCAGGCGCTGCTTGACGGATGTTTTTCCGGGACAGTCGTCGGCGACAAAGTTGTCACCTTCCCGCTCTAA
- a CDS encoding sodium:solute symporter family protein, translated as MALAQESTFITLALIVVYFVVLLGIGIWASKKIKNSEDYMLAGRSLGFWLFTLLIVCSICSGMTLVGSSGFGYTSGWPGIWEQIFVPLAAVFCIIFFGSKLNKIGREKGCMTLEDYFAVRYENNRELRALSALASIAVSLVYLVGQYTAISIVLIWVFGIEHWQALLISGIIITVYTVIGGLYAVSWTGLVQGLILIFGVLLVSPFILSYAGGLEHINTVLASIDPNLVMPAFPSAYASYAYCTPEFLFSFGILLIVGLACAPHIMSNVFAAKKISYFKWSPLVAFGIYLVIMFLVKLSGMGVRVMAEDGKLDMITSSNAQDFALMYGIQAAAPSIFITGLFAVIVLSAVMSTTDRLMLTVGTEFSWNIFKTMLKPKASEKQVVLVSQICVLIAAVVSLILAINPPEMLAFLIWVGIGLMLCSFAVPLLAGLYWRRATAAGAIASMAVGLISAIGLGYYYQFVEKLPMHFSIYALALSIITMVVVSLMTKKNSDAALNDTYTGPFLHPRKLNK; from the coding sequence ATGGCCCTTGCTCAGGAAAGCACATTCATCACCCTCGCCTTAATCGTCGTCTACTTTGTCGTACTGCTTGGTATCGGCATCTGGGCCTCCAAAAAGATCAAAAACTCTGAAGACTACATGCTTGCCGGACGAAGCCTCGGCTTCTGGCTCTTCACCCTCTTAATCGTCTGCTCCATATGCAGCGGAATGACACTCGTCGGCAGCAGCGGATTTGGCTACACCTCAGGCTGGCCCGGCATCTGGGAACAGATCTTCGTTCCCCTCGCAGCAGTCTTCTGTATCATCTTCTTTGGATCCAAACTCAATAAAATCGGCAGAGAAAAAGGGTGCATGACCCTCGAAGACTACTTCGCCGTCAGGTATGAAAACAACCGAGAACTTCGCGCACTCTCTGCGCTTGCAAGCATCGCCGTCAGTCTCGTCTACCTCGTTGGCCAGTACACCGCAATCAGCATCGTACTTATCTGGGTGTTCGGCATCGAACACTGGCAGGCACTCCTCATCTCAGGAATAATCATCACCGTCTACACCGTGATCGGCGGACTTTACGCAGTATCATGGACCGGACTCGTGCAGGGACTCATCCTCATCTTCGGCGTTCTGCTCGTCTCCCCGTTCATCCTCAGCTACGCAGGCGGTCTCGAACACATTAATACTGTGCTCGCATCAATCGACCCGAACCTTGTCATGCCCGCATTCCCGAGCGCTTACGCCTCGTACGCCTACTGCACGCCTGAGTTCTTGTTCTCGTTTGGAATTTTATTGATAGTCGGACTTGCCTGTGCTCCCCACATCATGTCCAACGTCTTTGCCGCGAAAAAGATCTCCTACTTCAAGTGGTCGCCGCTCGTTGCGTTCGGCATCTATCTTGTCATCATGTTCCTGGTCAAACTCTCCGGCATGGGCGTTCGTGTCATGGCAGAGGACGGAAAACTTGACATGATCACATCATCCAATGCCCAGGACTTCGCCCTCATGTACGGCATTCAGGCAGCAGCCCCGAGCATCTTCATCACCGGACTGTTTGCGGTCATCGTTCTTTCCGCAGTCATGTCAACAACCGACCGGCTGATGCTCACGGTTGGAACTGAGTTCTCCTGGAACATCTTCAAGACCATGCTCAAACCAAAGGCAAGTGAAAAGCAGGTTGTTCTCGTCAGCCAGATATGTGTGCTGATCGCAGCAGTTGTCTCTCTTATTCTTGCAATCAATCCTCCGGAGATGCTTGCCTTCCTTATCTGGGTTGGAATTGGTCTGATGCTCTGCTCGTTTGCAGTTCCGCTCCTTGCAGGACTTTACTGGAGACGTGCAACCGCTGCCGGAGCGATCGCGAGTATGGCTGTTGGTCTTATCTCTGCAATCGGTCTTGGCTACTACTACCAGTTTGTCGAGAAGCTGCCGATGCACTTCTCAATTTATGCACTGGCGCTCTCGATTATTACCATGGTTGTTGTGAGTCTTATGACCAAGAAAAATTCGGATGCGGCTCTCAACGATACCTATACCGGCCCGTTCCTGCATCCGAGAAAACTGAATAAATAA
- a CDS encoding winged helix-turn-helix transcriptional regulator, giving the protein MPVRDALLMIVVSSFAYIPPSVSKIISFIYLTSGLAFIILYYKISGKKRSPDSRREKIYQYICENPGKSQQQIADAMQISRGSLKYHLNRLQDSDEIHQKIHGEYPRYFPSHKGISDKEKVLLSLISEEKDHLFYQTLLNHPGITRKELATTLEISEATVSWHLSRLDNYELFTTEKSGRELHYTLTPETVAAYHKIVLEKLPDQDATQKNKE; this is encoded by the coding sequence ATGCCAGTTCGTGACGCACTCCTGATGATAGTCGTTTCTTCGTTCGCCTATATCCCTCCCTCTGTATCAAAAATCATCTCCTTCATCTATCTCACATCCGGCCTCGCCTTCATCATTCTTTACTACAAAATCTCCGGAAAAAAACGCAGCCCCGACTCACGCCGCGAAAAGATCTATCAGTACATCTGTGAGAATCCAGGCAAATCACAACAGCAGATTGCTGACGCAATGCAGATTTCACGCGGCAGTCTCAAATATCATCTCAACAGACTTCAGGACAGTGACGAGATTCATCAAAAAATACATGGCGAGTATCCACGATACTTTCCAAGCCACAAAGGAATCTCTGACAAGGAAAAAGTTCTCCTCTCTCTCATATCCGAAGAAAAAGATCATCTGTTCTATCAGACACTTCTCAATCATCCAGGCATCACCAGAAAAGAACTCGCAACAACTCTCGAAATCTCCGAGGCAACGGTGTCATGGCACCTGAGCAGACTTGATAATTACGAACTTTTCACCACAGAAAAATCCGGCAGAGAGCTGCATTACACGCTCACGCCGGAAACAGTTGCAGCATATCACAAGATTGTGTTAGAGAAACTGCCGGATCAGGACGCAACGCAAAAAAATAAAGAGTAG
- a CDS encoding winged helix-turn-helix transcriptional regulator: protein MSGLAFVILYYKISGKKRSPDSRREQIYQYICKNPGKSLQQIADAMQLSRSSLKYHLNRLQDSDEIHQKMHGEYPRYFPSHKGISDKEKVLLSLISEEKDHLFFQALLNNSGITRKKLAATLEISEATVSWHLSRLENYELFTTEKIGRELHYTLTPETVAAYQKIMSEELTEQDAAQT, encoded by the coding sequence GTGTCCGGCCTCGCCTTCGTCATTCTTTACTACAAAATCTCCGGGAAAAAACGCAGCCCTGACTCACGCCGCGAACAAATTTATCAGTATATTTGTAAAAATCCCGGCAAATCACTACAACAGATTGCTGACGCAATGCAGCTTTCACGCAGCAGTCTCAAATATCATCTGAACAGACTTCAGGACAGTGACGAGATTCACCAGAAAATGCATGGCGAGTATCCGCGTTACTTCCCAAGCCACAAAGGAATCTCTGACAAAGAAAAAGTTCTCCTCTCTCTCATATCCGAAGAAAAAGATCATCTGTTCTTTCAGGCACTCCTCAACAATTCCGGCATCACCAGAAAAAAACTTGCAGCAACTCTCGAAATTTCTGAAGCAACGGTGTCATGGCACCTGAGCAGACTTGAAAATTACGAACTTTTCACCACAGAAAAAATCGGCAGAGAGTTGCATTACACGCTCACGCCGGAAACTGTTGCGGCATATCAAAAAATTATGTCGGAGGAGCTGACGGAACAGGATGCGGCGCAAACATGA
- a CDS encoding YybH family protein, whose translation MPLSTQTKDQIISLLENYQTAYNHHDPKALAETLAQDIIMYGCRTEEIVAGKNAFLAMMEKNFARYKTGGIRFENPEVKGEGVIAWVSAGCILQSITGSGAVHETPSRFTAVLRGTGHAWEIVQIHMSIGFPYWE comes from the coding sequence ATGCCACTCTCCACACAAACCAAAGATCAGATCATCTCCCTCCTCGAAAATTATCAGACCGCCTACAACCACCACGACCCAAAAGCCCTCGCAGAAACCCTCGCACAGGACATCATCATGTACGGCTGCCGGACTGAAGAGATAGTCGCAGGCAAAAACGCATTTCTTGCAATGATGGAGAAAAACTTCGCCAGATACAAAACCGGCGGCATCCGTTTTGAAAATCCCGAAGTCAAAGGCGAAGGCGTCATCGCCTGGGTCTCTGCTGGCTGCATCCTTCAGAGCATCACCGGCAGCGGGGCAGTCCACGAAACACCCTCGCGGTTCACCGCAGTACTTCGGGGAACCGGCCATGCATGGGAGATCGTGCAGATTCACATGTCGATAGGATTCCCTTACTGGGAATAA
- a CDS encoding nucleotidyltransferase family protein, with protein MPDYASIKESVLKKLEEHLPQLRERFGIETIGVFGSVARGEDTPESDIDILYKFSTQTVRLGQLMGLKDYLEELLGRNVDLIGINWIEPTIRQGIENEMILYQAESTVV; from the coding sequence ATGCCGGACTATGCAAGCATCAAAGAGAGCGTCCTCAAAAAACTGGAGGAACATCTGCCACAGCTTCGCGAACGTTTCGGCATTGAAACAATCGGAGTCTTCGGCTCGGTAGCACGGGGAGAAGACACGCCTGAGTCTGATATCGATATTCTCTACAAATTCTCCACCCAGACAGTACGCCTCGGGCAGCTCATGGGATTAAAAGACTACCTCGAAGAACTTCTTGGACGAAACGTCGACCTCATCGGCATCAACTGGATAGAACCAACCATCCGTCAAGGTATCGAAAACGAGATGATCCTCTATCAGGCAGAATCAACCGTGGTATGA
- the brxD gene encoding BREX system ATP-binding protein BrxD, protein MAIPESNGFGRDEHRLESVGIINALRRGTVPESGLGRLAVGLSTEEKVISSQLAFVGTGHADCKFVRGEYGSGKTFLISRAQEIGLASKFVTSHVVISPDTPLHKLQAVYAKICSGLTTQTEDHALKSIIDTWIYGIEDRLISTGIREDDPALAAQTAKEIESVLLRVSGINSGLAAALRTYYQANNTGDFATAQSAVGWIAGEQTVGRTFKSQAGLKGTVTEGDALAFLNGLVHVIVQAGYSGLLVTFDEVETAQAFARPQREKGYINLRQIVDMIDRNELPNCFFLFAGTPALFDSAKGIRSLPPLYDRIGMIADDGYSNPMQTQIVLPKFDVKKLEEVSTRVIEIYSEAYSEVDKSRVSIRFIRAMIERVTGRFGGRVDVVPRLYLREFVDVLDKCALYDSYNPMEKYAFAAKENDTSLKEEEKAVMEVSW, encoded by the coding sequence ATGGCTATACCGGAGAGTAACGGGTTCGGGCGTGATGAACACAGGCTCGAAAGTGTTGGAATTATTAATGCTCTCCGTCGCGGAACAGTGCCTGAGTCTGGTCTTGGCAGGCTCGCGGTCGGGCTTTCGACCGAGGAGAAGGTTATCTCTTCGCAGCTGGCGTTTGTCGGGACGGGTCATGCTGACTGTAAGTTTGTCCGCGGCGAGTACGGGTCAGGCAAGACATTTTTGATCTCGCGGGCGCAGGAGATTGGTCTTGCGTCAAAGTTTGTGACGAGTCATGTGGTGATTTCTCCTGACACGCCTCTTCACAAACTGCAGGCAGTGTATGCGAAGATCTGTTCAGGTCTCACAACGCAGACCGAGGATCATGCGCTGAAGAGTATCATCGATACCTGGATTTACGGAATCGAGGACCGGCTTATTAGCACGGGCATTCGCGAGGATGATCCTGCTCTTGCGGCTCAGACGGCAAAAGAGATTGAGTCGGTGCTTCTGCGGGTGAGCGGAATTAATTCCGGTCTTGCGGCTGCTCTTCGGACGTATTATCAGGCGAACAATACGGGAGATTTTGCAACGGCTCAGTCTGCGGTCGGCTGGATTGCGGGAGAGCAGACTGTTGGCCGCACGTTTAAGTCGCAGGCTGGTCTGAAGGGAACGGTTACGGAGGGTGATGCTCTGGCGTTTCTGAATGGGCTGGTGCATGTTATTGTGCAGGCAGGATACTCCGGGCTCCTCGTGACGTTTGATGAGGTGGAGACTGCTCAGGCGTTTGCCCGTCCGCAGCGGGAGAAGGGCTACATTAATCTCCGGCAGATTGTTGATATGATCGACCGGAATGAGCTGCCGAACTGTTTTTTCCTGTTTGCGGGAACTCCGGCTTTGTTTGATAGTGCGAAAGGGATCAGATCTCTTCCGCCGTTGTATGATCGTATCGGTATGATTGCAGATGACGGGTACTCAAATCCGATGCAGACGCAGATTGTTCTGCCGAAGTTTGATGTGAAGAAGCTTGAGGAGGTTTCGACGCGGGTTATTGAGATCTATTCCGAGGCGTACTCTGAGGTTGATAAGAGCCGTGTTTCGATCAGGTTTATTCGTGCGATGATCGAACGGGTGACGGGACGGTTCGGCGGACGGGTTGATGTGGTGCCGCGTTTGTATCTGCGGGAGTTTGTGGATGTGCTGGATAAGTGCGCTTTGTATGATTCGTATAATCCTATGGAGAAGTATGCGTTTGCGGCAAAGGAGAATGATACTTCGTTGAAGGAGGAGGAAAAAGCGGTGATGGAGGTCAGCTGGTAG
- a CDS encoding DJ-1/PfpI family protein, with product MKILFAIAPDRFLDQEYTVPKSLFEEKGIACVTASTIKGTCYGMHGEIVETDLSFDDVNIADYDGIVIVGGIGCQDYLWRCEKLIDIVNKLGNAGKVTAGICLAPAIIAEAGLLAGKNATILDTPASRRVMELDKAVIVNEPVVISGKVITARMPQDSKAFAEAVVANL from the coding sequence ATGAAAATTCTTTTCGCAATAGCTCCGGACCGGTTTCTGGATCAGGAATACACCGTTCCGAAATCCCTCTTCGAGGAGAAAGGAATTGCCTGCGTTACCGCATCAACCATAAAAGGAACCTGTTACGGCATGCACGGCGAAATCGTCGAGACCGACCTGTCCTTTGACGACGTAAATATCGCTGACTATGATGGAATCGTCATCGTCGGCGGCATCGGGTGTCAGGACTATCTCTGGAGATGCGAAAAGCTGATCGATATCGTCAATAAACTCGGCAATGCCGGAAAAGTCACCGCAGGAATCTGCCTTGCACCCGCCATCATCGCCGAAGCCGGACTTCTTGCCGGAAAGAACGCAACCATCCTTGACACGCCTGCATCCCGCCGCGTAATGGAACTTGACAAAGCAGTCATCGTCAACGAACCAGTTGTCATCTCCGGCAAAGTAATCACTGCACGAATGCCGCAGGACTCCAAAGCATTTGCAGAAGCAGTAGTTGCAAATCTATAA
- a CDS encoding CDP-alcohol phosphatidyltransferase family protein — MTLDSFRPKVAFIITPFAKAMVFLHLTPNACTVLALIAAAAAGIAFGIGETLLGVVLVFVSAFFDAIDGAVARLTGIASPAGDYLDHVFDRYADIFIITGIFAWGTVTWTSPVPAWAIGVFALTGVLMSSYLGTQAQAVGLKRNYGGILGRADRLVLILVFGVVEVLYPAPLLFGLPALGWLLLIFGVLGHITAIQRFATGWKELNAPARKE, encoded by the coding sequence ATGACACTTGATTCATTCCGCCCCAAGGTTGCATTTATTATTACGCCGTTTGCAAAAGCAATGGTGTTTCTGCATCTGACGCCAAACGCCTGTACTGTGCTTGCTCTTATCGCAGCAGCTGCCGCAGGCATTGCGTTTGGTATCGGTGAGACCCTTCTTGGCGTAGTTCTCGTGTTTGTGAGTGCGTTCTTTGACGCAATTGACGGGGCTGTTGCACGGCTTACCGGCATTGCGAGTCCCGCGGGCGATTATCTGGATCATGTGTTCGACCGGTATGCAGATATTTTCATCATTACCGGAATTTTTGCCTGGGGGACGGTTACCTGGACGAGCCCGGTACCCGCCTGGGCGATCGGAGTCTTTGCGCTTACCGGCGTTCTGATGTCTTCGTATCTTGGAACTCAGGCGCAGGCTGTCGGCCTCAAACGTAACTACGGCGGCATTCTCGGACGGGCTGACCGGCTGGTGCTGATCTTGGTGTTTGGCGTGGTTGAGGTTTTGTATCCTGCCCCGCTGCTCTTCGGGCTTCCGGCGCTCGGCTGGCTGCTGCTGATCTTTGGTGTGCTTGGCCACATCACGGCAATTCAGCGGTTTGCAACCGGCTGGAAGGAGCTGAACGCTCCGGCCCGTAAAGAATAA
- a CDS encoding adenylate kinase family protein encodes MIGITGTPGTGKSAVADELRSRGIAVLDLKTTVAPYVVGRDASRDADEVDVEAWADEFPYHEGYLEGSLAHFLSCDKIIVLRCRPDLLRDRLVPRGYTAEKIAENCEAEALDVILSETVDMFASEQVYEIDTTYKEVKSVTDLIVSFADGKIPSSFGTIDWSEYLTP; translated from the coding sequence ATGATTGGCATTACCGGAACGCCGGGCACCGGAAAGTCAGCGGTTGCTGATGAACTCCGGTCCCGCGGCATCGCGGTTCTGGATCTGAAGACGACCGTCGCTCCTTACGTTGTCGGGCGCGACGCCTCCCGCGATGCGGACGAGGTGGATGTTGAGGCATGGGCGGATGAGTTTCCCTATCATGAAGGGTATCTGGAAGGATCTCTTGCTCATTTTCTCTCCTGCGACAAAATTATTGTTCTGCGGTGCAGGCCTGATCTGCTGCGTGACCGCCTTGTTCCCCGCGGTTACACCGCCGAAAAAATTGCCGAAAACTGCGAGGCAGAGGCACTTGATGTTATCCTCTCAGAGACTGTGGATATGTTTGCATCAGAACAAGTTTATGAGATAGATACAACATATAAAGAGGTAAAGTCCGTGACTGATCTGATTGTTTCGTTTGCGGACGGGAAAATCCCGTCATCATTTGGAACGATCGACTGGTCGGAGTATCTGACGCCATGA
- a CDS encoding histidinol-phosphate transaminase, translated as MKQQTQCETSLCRDLYTKTGYVFAKSPDEIAKMSGFTEIARLGSNENPYPPSPAVLKAAADALASANRYPDPKAESFTGAIRRHIYDSPVVTSGLGMDGVIETVIRALIAPNDKVVVSTPTFSMYGIAAAAASAVVVNVSRLPDFSVDVDAFIREAKDAKLSFLCTPNNPTGTVTPVCDIEKILDSITGVLFLDNAYVEFCDADYLSLLKKYDNLIIGRTLSKVYGLAGLRVGYGFVPQWLEGPYHAAATPFTLNRVSEAAAVAALADESYRDNFIAHVRKWRSVFVKEIPYPVIPSGANFVLFDTAPLLSNDAMELFAKQGVLVRSCASFPGLGDTFVRVSVGDVWENERFLAAVKQL; from the coding sequence ATGAAGCAGCAGACTCAGTGTGAAACCAGCCTCTGCCGCGATCTGTACACCAAGACCGGCTACGTGTTTGCAAAATCTCCTGATGAGATTGCAAAGATGTCAGGTTTCACGGAAATTGCACGGCTCGGCAGCAATGAAAATCCTTACCCGCCGTCACCTGCGGTACTGAAAGCGGCAGCTGATGCACTTGCTTCGGCAAACCGCTACCCGGACCCAAAAGCCGAGTCGTTTACGGGGGCCATCCGCCGCCACATCTATGACAGCCCTGTGGTGACGTCAGGTCTTGGGATGGACGGCGTGATTGAGACGGTTATTCGTGCACTCATTGCACCAAATGACAAAGTCGTTGTCTCAACACCGACGTTTTCGATGTACGGAATCGCAGCAGCGGCAGCGTCTGCAGTTGTGGTGAACGTTTCCCGTCTGCCTGATTTTTCGGTGGATGTTGATGCGTTCATTCGTGAAGCAAAGGATGCGAAGCTGTCGTTTCTCTGCACTCCAAATAATCCGACCGGAACGGTCACGCCGGTTTGTGATATTGAAAAAATTCTTGACAGCATCACAGGCGTTCTGTTCCTTGACAATGCCTATGTTGAGTTCTGCGATGCAGATTATCTGTCTCTGCTGAAGAAGTACGATAATCTGATCATCGGCAGAACGCTGTCCAAAGTATACGGGCTTGCGGGTCTCCGTGTCGGCTACGGATTTGTTCCGCAGTGGCTTGAAGGCCCGTATCATGCTGCGGCAACTCCTTTCACACTGAACCGTGTCTCAGAAGCCGCGGCTGTTGCAGCGCTTGCGGACGAGTCCTACCGCGACAACTTCATTGCCCATGTAAGGAAATGGCGGTCGGTCTTTGTCAAAGAAATTCCGTATCCTGTTATTCCGAGCGGCGCAAACTTTGTTCTCTTCGACACTGCACCTCTTCTCAGCAACGATGCGATGGAATTGTTCGCAAAACAGGGCGTTCTGGTCAGGTCCTGTGCCAGCTTCCCGGGTCTTGGGGATACGTTTGTCCGCGTGAGTGTCGGGGACGTCTGGGAGAACGAGCGGTTCCTTGCGGCGGTGAAGCAGCTGTGA